The following are from one region of the Neochlamydia sp. AcF84 genome:
- the kdsB gene encoding 3-deoxy-manno-octulosonate cytidylyltransferase, protein MSETKSPKIIGVIPARYGSTRFPGKPLATILGKSLIQRTYENTKKCLSLDEVFVATDDRKIFEHVESFGGKVVMTSSGCPTGSDRLIEAVQANPLFKEVAIVVNIQGDEPCLEPSIIHEVVQLLLQDPHNVMSTAVTRIHSEAEALNPFVVKCCLDRQGNALYFSRSLIPSNPLAKFDPRMAYFKHIGIYGFRREFLFTYGKLGTTPLQLAEDLEQLKVLEHGYKIKTAIVESASLSVDHPEDIKKIESLLLCKQNICS, encoded by the coding sequence ATGTCGGAAACAAAATCACCGAAAATTATCGGGGTTATCCCCGCACGTTATGGGAGCACTCGCTTTCCTGGAAAACCTTTAGCAACTATTTTAGGCAAATCACTCATCCAAAGAACCTACGAAAATACCAAAAAATGCCTTTCTTTAGATGAAGTTTTTGTGGCGACAGATGATAGAAAAATTTTTGAGCATGTAGAAAGCTTTGGAGGTAAGGTCGTTATGACTTCTTCTGGCTGTCCCACCGGCTCAGATCGTTTAATAGAGGCCGTACAAGCTAACCCTCTTTTTAAAGAAGTCGCTATAGTAGTGAATATACAGGGTGATGAACCTTGTTTAGAACCTTCTATCATTCATGAAGTGGTGCAGCTGTTGCTCCAAGATCCCCATAATGTGATGTCCACAGCGGTTACAAGAATTCATTCAGAAGCTGAGGCTTTAAATCCCTTTGTTGTTAAATGCTGCTTAGATCGACAGGGAAATGCTCTTTACTTTAGCCGTTCTTTGATCCCTAGTAATCCCCTGGCAAAATTTGATCCTCGCATGGCCTACTTTAAACATATTGGAATCTATGGATTTCGACGAGAATTCTTATTCACCTATGGTAAGTTAGGGACTACTCCCCTACAACTAGCAGAAGACCTAGAACAGCTTAAAGTTTTAGAACATGGTTATAAGATAAAAACTGCGATAGTCGAAAGTGCAAGCCTTAGCGTTGACCATCCCGAAGATATAAAAAAAATTGAGTCACTATTATTATGCAAACAAAATATTTGTTCATAA